The Pararge aegeria chromosome 8, ilParAegt1.1, whole genome shotgun sequence genome window below encodes:
- the LOC120625975 gene encoding catalase-like, producing MIPLLITLLLGTAISMQMSRDPALEQIVMFRERNPNPIGMLTTSSGAPVSSTDANSTLNTRLLFNEHFMDLMASFVRERIPLRIIHAKAAGGWGYFEVTHDITHVCRAKLFSKVGKRTKVAVRFSPAFQQRGGNDLDRNLRGFSVKFYTEDGIFDIVGANAPVFCYKDPRLFTSFVHSQSKNPVTDIYDPNMIWDFLTLTPEALFMYLMAYFGDRGIPDGYRHMPGFGVHTYQVENVIREAYFIRFHFTPDAGLKNLRSDEARRIQSRDPDYFTRDLYRAIGNGDYPSWTVSIQVLTLAQVHECGSYVFDVTRILPVDKYPLWPVGKLVLNQNVVNYFLETEQIAFNPANLVPGILGGPDHLFEARRFAYKESQFYRLGVNYNKISVNCPFNTKVLTYNRNGRPPIGANGYDIPNYYPNSFNGPVPYLDNNSTTLIELIEGKANNYDQVTDYVNGLNDEEFNRLVGNILYSLRQAVKFIQKRAVRELTFISSELGRRIAQGLLSDEY from the exons atgattccattattaattactttattgcTTGGTACAGCGATTTCAATGCAAATGTCGAGAGATCCTGCCTTGGAGCAAATAGTTATGTTTAGAGAGAGAAATCCG AACCCGATCGGCATGCTTACCACAAGTTCAGGAGCACCGGTTTCTTCCACTGACGCCAATTCTACATTGAACACACGTTTGTTATTTAACGAACATTTCATGGACTTGATGGCATCGTTTGTTCGAGAGAGAATTCCTTTACGCATCATTCATGCCAAAGCCGCTGGAGGATGGGGATACTTTGAAGTAACACACGATATCACACACGTTTGTAGAGCAAAATTGTTTAGTAAAGTCGGCAAACGAACCAAAGTAGCCGTCCGATTCTCACCAGCGTTTCAACAAAGAGGTGGCAATGACTTAGATCGAAACCTTCGTGGGTTCTCCGTGAAGTTTTACACCGAGGATGGAATCTTTGATATAGTCGGTGCAAATGCACCTGTATTTTGCTACAAAGATCCCCGCTTGTTTACATCGTTTGTACATTCACAGAGTAAAAACCCGGTAACTGACATATATGATCCGAACATGATATGGGATTTTTTGACTCTTACACCTGAAGCTTTGTTCATGTATTTAATGGCATATTTCGGGGACCGTGGTATTCCCGACGGATATCGGCACATGCCTGGTTTCGGTGTTCACACATACCAAGTAGAGAATGTTATTCGAGAAGCGTATTTCATTCGATTTCATTTTACACCCGATGCTGGGTTGAAAAATTTGCGATCCGATGAAGCTAGACGTATTCAATCTCGAGATCCCGACTATTTCACCAGAGATTTGTACAGAGCTATTGGTAATGGAGACTACCCAAGCTGGACTGTTAGCATTCAAGTCTTGACATTGGCCCAGGTGCACGAATGTGGCTCTTACGTGTTTGATGTAACAAGAATCCTACCCGTGGACAAATATCCTTTATGGCCAGTGGGCAAGTTAGTATTAAACCAGaatgtagtaaattatttcCTGGAGACTGAGCAAATAGCATTTAATCCAGCGAATTTAGTTCCTGGAATACTTGGAGGGCCTGACCATTTATTTGAAGCGCGTCGCTTCGCTTACAAGGAGTCCCAGTTTTATCGCTTAggtgttaattataataaaatctctGTTAACTGCCCATTTAATACGAAAGTTTTGACATATAACAGAAATGGCAGACCACCAATAGGGGCTAATGGATATGATATTCCTAACTACTACCCCAATTCATTTAACGGTCCGGTACCATATCTTGATAATAATAGCACTACTTTAATTGAATTAATCGAAGGTAAAGCTAATAACTACGACCAAGTAACTGATTATGTAAACGGATTGAACGACGAAGAATTCAATAGATTAGTTGGAAATATATTGTACAGTTTGCGTCAAGCGGTTAAGTTTATACAAAAAAGAGCTGTCAGAGAATTGACTTTTATATCTTCTGAACTTGGTCGTCGAATTGCACAAGGTTTATTATCTGATGAATACTAA